Part of the Quercus robur chromosome 5, dhQueRobu3.1, whole genome shotgun sequence genome, CAGCCACATTCACCACTacgtgaagagagagagagagagagagagagagagctatgtaataatatttggtCAAATCATTTCTAACTAGGCATACAGAACAaataaagatagcattcatataTTACCCCTAATAATGTGACCAAAATACGAGCTCCACTGCATCCTAGTGGATGTCCCAAAGATACAGCCCCACCATGTAAATTAACTTTTTCCTGCATTCAAAGTAAAGAGACAATAACTTTATAATGGTATAGAGTTGATGAAATTTTTACAATGCTCTAGAGAATAAAACGGCTAAATACAAGTCAATTCTACAAGTTAGAATAAACAACCGAGTTACTTGAAGACTCACAGGACTAAGACCAAGCAGCTTTTGATTGGCAAGTGCCACAACCTGCAGGGAAGAGTTTAGCACACATATCTAGCAAATTAAAGCTCAATGTAACAGAGAACAACAGCACAAGTTCTTACAGAAAAGGCTTCATTAATTTCATAGTAATCAATCTGAGAAGCTTCCAAACCAGCATTTGAAATAGCTTTTGGTATTGCAAGGGCTGGGGCTGTTGGGAATAATTCAGGTGCCTACACACACAATCTGGTTTTAGCACTAATTTGCAGTAAGTTTCATCAAAATTGAGCCAAATACCAATAATATTCTTTAGAGTACCTGAGCTGCATCAGCATATCCTTTGATCTTTGCAATTACTTGCAACCCTAGTTGAAGAACCTTCTCCCCACTCACTAGCACTAATGCAGCTGCACCATCACTGTCCATCATACAGCACCAACCCAGAGTCAAATGATAGGGAATTCACTTCAACACCAGTACAAGGAAGCAAACAAATTATACAACAAATATATTATGGCATTAGAGAGAGATATAGGGAGATACCTTATGCTAGAAGCATTCCCAGCAGTAACAGAACCCCCAGCCTCCTTGAAACTTGGTCTCAGCTTCCTCAGTTTTCCAGCATCAAACTACAATGGTACATATGAAATGGGGAAAGGgttaaatttgaacaaaaatcaATACGTTAGTACAGAAACAAGTACAGAGTAAATAATTGAGCAGGGGAAGGGTAAAAGGTCAACATAAGACAAGGaattgttaaattaccaattctcccaaaagcttaagttattaggaaatgatgaatttaatcattcaaCCACAGTTCTAACACTCCACCTCACGTGTAGGCCTAAACTCCCCTTAATAAGCGGGACCCAACATCGGGATTtctactctgataccatgttaaattaccaattctcccaaaaacttaagctattaggaaatgatgaatttaattatttaaccatagTTCTAATAGAAATGACATAGAGAACTCCAAAAACTTTTGACTCTAGGAGTCCAAAAGtagagtaaaataaaatatgacatGAATAGAAAcgtattttttttaagaactaaaTTTTCCCTAAATGTCTTTCTTTCCCCTTCGCAGCAGCCTGTAGCATTCTAAGTAATACTAAGGCCCTTTTTACTTGGAAAACCAAGGAACCACGACATGAGTAGAAATATGTTATGAACactgtaattttaattttaattttttatttcaatggGGAGCTTGGTggtaatttaattaaattcagcacctaagagaaaaataaatagatgtGCCTCACTGCCTCCAATAACCTGAGGTGGGACAAGCAATGAAGCCATTATCTACAACTGTATTGTAGTCAGCATGTATCGTCTCAATTGTTCAACCAAAAAGGGAGGGGGAACTGAGAGGAGCTATCTACAACTTCACATCATATAGCTCAAAGAATGAAAGTTCACATAAATCAACCATTGCCATTTGTTGTATTCACCTTTCCTAAACCTTCATCCTCGTCAATAATCATGGAAGGCTTCCCTCTTCCCCCAGAaatttcaacctgcataacAGAATTATCAAGTGATAACAACTTGATACCATAGACTGAGAACTTTCTCCTGCTTGGAATGGAATTAGAAAGCACACCGGAACTATTTCCCATGCAAAGACACCAGCACTCTGTGCAGAAATTCCTCGCTCAAAGCTCCTAATAGCATAATTGTCCTGcaagaagggggaaaaaaaaggatgtagcagaagagaaaaaaatttatgcaaacTACTTTTTAAAGTCAAGTAGAAAACCAGCCTATATAATAATGGGAAATACAAcattaaataaaacacattaCTGCAATTAGACCATAAACTAGCattgcaaaaattttcttccattgttttcttttcttatttgtaAAATGCTTTTATGCATATCATCAAGACAGATGTTTAAACTCGCTAAATATCAATTCGTTGAATCAAAcattgattcaaaaaaaaaaaaaaaaaaatctgggaTATCAAGGTGATCTGCTGTGTTCCTTCTATAGAAGCAAGCTGGAATCAAGggatgatatattttttaagttttctttcTCTGAAAGAATCTGGGATGGGGTGCTGAGAGATTGAGAAGATgccttataaaataaaaggaagattgGAGACTGGATTCTTGAGTTAGCTTGGGCTTTGAAGAAGTTGGAGAGTAAAAATTTTCAGAAAGTCATCTGCAAGTTAGCCGGGCAGGAGTTATTTACCACTTATGGGCCAAAAGAAATGGAGGGGTTCATGATGCCTAGGTGTGTTCTGAAGAATAAGTGATTTAaagagttatttttttatgttagaGGCAGATTATCTTGGAGTAGATAtgtaaaaaacaccatccaaaACAGGATCCTTTGCAGCACTTTCCTTTTTCTGTGCTTGATCAAGATCTGTTTTGGGGTGGTTAGTTAGTCTCTGATGTAGTCTTTATTAGTTTGTTGGCCTGATATTGTTGTATTTTCTGGTTTTGCTGCATAAGTAGTGTGTTGCACTGGTGTGTTTCCGAGTAATGAAATTTAAATTGGCCAATTACCACAGTACACTACCTGCTCTTCTCTTGTTATAGCATGTTGATCAGCACATATTTCACCACAAACTCCCATTCCAAAGTCATTGTACACATCCCAAAGTCCATCTTTCACCATTCCATCGACAATAGTGTCATGTCCATATCGAGATCCCTTTCTGTTCATAGGAGTCAGAATGGATAACAAAGATACTTCTGTCTACTTAAAATAGGAACAACTGTATGCAAAGGTAAGGCAACACAAGACATCAGGTCCATTCCTATGGCAACAGCTACATAAAAGTAGCAAAGAACTAGAAGCATGACCAAACAAGTAAATGAGACAATATGGTTTAGATAACCAACATATCATgtatagcttcttcttcttcttcttcttctttttgataagtaatcaTATCATATATAACTTGAAAGttccaaaatgaaaattttttatgtttctttcttgGACAAACATCTGACAGAATCACCGAATCCCACTTTCTCCATATTATAATTGAACAAATTTACATTTAATTACCAAGATGGGCATACCCTCCAAGCTTGTATATCATGTATATCTATATGCTGCAATGAGAAAGATCCTATCATAACACTTTAGAGGTCTCCTCAAGTTTTTACATGCATGTCCTTCCAAATTCCTAGTATATGAATGAGTAGTACAAAAGCAACATGAAATAAACTAATGAGTAAAGGTTAATGACAAAGAGGCTAACCTTGCTTCAGCTAGATATTTAGGCGCATTAGACATGCTTTCCATTCCACCAGCCACAACAACATCATTTACACCAAACTGGATAGACTGTGCTGCAAGCATTGTTGCTGAGACAATCAAGATAAACAACACATCACCACTCAATGCCATTTCTAAGTTTTCTACTAAAAGTGAAACTACCCGTTTCAATTTTAAGAAGAGTGAACCTTTCATCCCTGAAGAACAAACTTTATTAATAGTCGTGCAGATCACAGAATTAGGAATCCCTGCACCCAACGCAGCCTGTCTAGCAGGAGCTTGGCCTAAATTCGCACTTAGGACATTGCCAAAAAAAACCTCTTGCACAAGTGAAGGATCAACATTTGCCCTTTTAAGAGCACCtacaaatcaataaattataatcACAAGGCACAATATTAACCCCCAAAAAAGTCGTTATAATTTGGAATACTACACATAGtttgaagaaacaaaaataaaagagacaTAATATAAAGGATAATTAGTGGTAATTACATTGAATAGCTATAGACCCAAGCTTGGTAGCTGACAACGATGAAAGGGTACCAAGTAATCCACCGATTGGTGTACGTGCAACACCAACAATACAAACATCTGTATtccaataattataaataaagctTAAATCGTAATAGTAAACCTTTTCTTTGAATTGAAATCATAAGCAAAT contains:
- the LOC126726871 gene encoding acetyl-CoA acetyltransferase, cytosolic 1, which translates into the protein MAPLSRASSDSIKPRDVCIVGVARTPIGGLLGTLSSLSATKLGSIAIQCALKRANVDPSLVQEVFFGNVLSANLGQAPARQAALGAGIPNSVICTTINKVCSSGMKATMLAAQSIQFGVNDVVVAGGMESMSNAPKYLAEARKGSRYGHDTIVDGMVKDGLWDVYNDFGMGVCGEICADQHAITREEQDNYAIRSFERGISAQSAGVFAWEIVPVEISGGRGKPSMIIDEDEGLGKFDAGKLRKLRPSFKEAGGSVTAGNASSISDGAAALVLVSGEKVLQLGLQVIAKIKGYADAAQAPELFPTAPALAIPKAISNAGLEASQIDYYEINEAFSVVALANQKLLGLSPEKVNLHGGAVSLGHPLGCSGARILVTLLGVLRQKNGMYGVGAICNGGGGASALVLERMPVAMVGLSKL